One Dictyostelium discoideum AX4 chromosome 3 chromosome, whole genome shotgun sequence genomic region harbors:
- the uch1 gene encoding peptidase C12 family protein, producing the protein MSVDQELIETQKNWIPLEANPEVLTTFMQSLGVSKDWEFCDIYGIDEGLLEMVPSPCVAVILLFPITNEYEDKRYKLEKEIEEKGQVLSDKVYFMKQYIGNACGTIGVIHSVLNNANVIEFNENGFFKQFLDKTTSLSTEERAISLLKNSEIEKSHEISALQGQSNVPQEDEPVVLHFVSFVHVDGHLYELDGRKPFAINHGESSAETLLKDTANVLQKMIDEDPKEIRFNLMGLVKKPNEESEEEEEKEKEETK; encoded by the exons ATGTCAGTAGAtcaagaattaattgaaactcAAAAGAATTGGATCCCATTAGAAGCAAATCCAGAAGTATTAACAACATTTATGCAAAGTTTAGGAGTTTCTAAAGATTGGGAATTCTGTGATATATATGGTATTGATGAAGGTTTACTTGAAATGGTACCATCACCATGTGTAGctgtaattttattattcccAATCACCAATGAa TATGAAGataaaagatataaattAGAGAAAGAGATTGAAGAGAAAGGTCAAGTTTTATCAgataaagtttattttatGAAACAATATATTGGAAATGCATGTGGTACAATTGGTGTGATTCATTCAGTATTAAACAATGCAAAtgttattgaatttaatgaaaatggtttctttaaacaatttttagaTAAAACCACATCACTTTCAACTGAAGAGAGAGCAATCTCACTTTTGAAAAATAGTGAAATCGAAAAATCTCATGAAATCTCTGCACTTCAAGGTCAAAGTAATGTACCACAAGAAGATGAACCTGTAGTTTTACATTTTGTTTCATTTGTTCAT gTTGATGGACATTTATATGAATTAGATGGTAGAAAACCATTTGCAATTAATCATGGTGAATCAAGTGCTGaaacattattaaaagatacaGCTAATGTTTTACAAAAGATGATTGATGAAGAtccaaaagaaattagatttaatttaatGGGTTTGgttaaaaaaccaaatgaaGAAAgtgaggaagaagaagaaaaagaaaaagaagaaacaaaataa